Genomic segment of Myxococcaceae bacterium JPH2:
CTTCACGTGGCTGGGCGACAGCAGCGTGACGACACCGCTGGCCTCGGGGGAGATGCGCAAGCAGCTCGGCATCAAGCTGCGCGCGCTCGATGGCTGCAACGTCATCTACGCCATGTGGCGCATCGCGCCCCGCCCCGGCATCGTCGTCAACTACAAGCGCAACCCCACGCTGCACACCAGCGGCGAGTGCGGGAACCATGGGTACTCGCTCGTCGCGCCCCAGCAGCAGCTCTTCGTGCCGGCCCTGCGCGTGGGAGTCCCGCACACGCTGCACGCGCGCATCGAGGGCACGCAGCTGAAGGTGTGGGCCGATGGCGCGCTCGTGTGGGCCGGCGTGCTGCCCGCGGACGCGCTCACCCTGCTGGGCCCGGGCGGCCTGCGCACCGACAACGTGCGCGCCAACCTCGAGCTGTTCACGCACTGAGGCCCGCCGCGCGAGAGACTTCCCGCGCGCGGCCCGGCTTCGTCAGTAACGGGGCTGCGCGTCCGGCGGGGGCGCGCGCACGCTGTCCGTGTCCTCCTCGCCCTCCTCGTCCTGGAGCGGCAGCGCGCACACGGTGGAGCCATTCATCGGGCAGTGCCCCTGGGCCTCCAGGTCGAACTGCCAGCGGTGCCGAGGGCACACGAGGAAGCGGTCCTCCTCCACCCAACCCTCGGCGAGGTCCGCCCCCTGGTGAGGGCAGTAGCGCTGGATGGAGTAGCGCTGGCGTCCGGCGGTCACCACGGTGCGCTCGCGCTGCGCCTCCGTGGCGCGCAGGCCCTCGCAGAACGCGCGCATGTCCTCGATCTCCACGCCCAGGAAGCCGTGGACGATGGGCTCGTAGACATCCGGGATGCGGCTCAAGCGCATGCGGAAGGAGAGCAGGAAGTCCTCCCAGTTGAGCTTGCGATCCAACACGCGCGAGATGTCCCACGCGTTGACCTTCATCGTGTACCGCTCGCCATCGAGGATCTCCGAGACGACGTCCACGCGCCGCCCCTGGAAGTCCACCCGCAGCAGGCGCTCGGGCACCTCCGCGACCTCGACGTACATGGGCATCTTCACGCGGTCGTGCAGATCCAACAGGTCCAGCTTGCGCTGAAGCTCCACGCGCAGCCGCTCGTGAATCTCATCGACCTCGGCGAGCAGCAGGTTGCGACGCCGCTCTCGGAACACCTGGGCCTGGGATTCGGCATAGGTGCGCAGGTACTCGTGGAGGTTCTCCGAGGTGACGCGCTCGGTGGCGAGCGACGAGTACGCCAGCGAGCCGACCTCCAGCACGTCCCCGGGCATGGGCTCCAGGTAGCGGACGGGGACCTCCGGCAGGCGCTGCTCCAGGAAGGAGAACAGGTCCGGGGCGCGCGGGAAGATGTTCACCTCCTCGAAGTTCAGCGCGTACAGCGCGGGGTCGAGGAAGCACGCCGGCCCCGCCGCCGCGATGTAGGCCGCGGGGCGAATGGCCTCCAGCGCGCGCGCCACCGCCTCGAACTTGCTGTCGCGCTTGCTGCGCGCGACCTCCGAGTACTTCTCGGGCGGGTACTCGTAACAGGTGGGGTGCCAGATGGCGCCGGAGAACTGGGCGGAGAACACGTCGATGGGCCCGTCCTCGGCCGACACGCGCGCCAGGCGATCATGCAGCTTGCAGTCGTTGAGGTTCAGGAAGCAGTGCCCATCTCCGCGCACGAGCAAGGCCGAGTCGCGGTTGGTGCCCTGCTCGGACAGGAAGAGCTTGATGTAGCCGTTCTTGATCGGCAGCTCCCGTCCGTCCTCGCAGGCGATGACGCGCTTGCAGCCGTAGCGGGCGAAGATGTCCTGCAGCTCGGAGCGGCGGAACCGCGGGACGATGACCGTGAAGTCGCGGCGACGGAGGGTCGCGAGGAACTCCGGGTCGAAATGGTCCTTGTGCTCGTGGCTGATGTAGAGGAACCGCTCGACCCCGGGCGTCTCCAGCTTCTCGCGCACCAGCGAGGCCAGGTGGTGGTTGCGCGGCAGCTGCATCCAGGCCGAGTCAAAGGCACCCTTCGGAGACAGCCATGGGTCCATGACCACGAGCGTTCCAGCGGTCTCGACCGCGAAGCCAGCGTGGCCCAGGAAGGTGATGTGCATGAACGTCGCCCCTCGGAGATGTGCGTTGGCGGGAGGAAAGGCTGCGACCCTCTCCTCCCGCCGGCCACCTGCCCGACAGTCGCGGGCGGGTGTCGAGGCGCGAACGACTACGGCTGGATCTCGCGGACGCTCATCCACTTGAAGTCCACGTCCGTGGCGCTGTCCCAGCGGAACGTGGCGATGGGGCCGCCCCAGGAGATGGGCATCTTGGGCACGCTGCCGCCACAGTGCTGCGCGTCACCGCCCCATGCCCCATCGTCGGTCAGGTCGTAGACCTTCTTCCAGGTGACCTTGTCCGCGTTGTCATTCAGATACAGCTCCAGCTTCACCGCGGGGCCCGCGGTGCCGGTGATGTTGCGCATCACGGCCTTGAAGCCGACCCACCGCCCGAGCAGCGACGTGGTGGCGGTCTTGTAAGGCACGTTGTCGTAGGAGACGTGCCACGTCTCCTTCTCCCAGCGCACGCGGCCGTCGTAATGCAGACCGCCCTTGTAGCTGCTGCCCTCGCAGCCCGAGTAGTTGTCGTTGTGCGTCCCGCCGCGCGCGTACCACGCGAAGTTGTCCGCCGAGTTCGACACGGCGTTCACCTTCATGAAGCCGGTCATCTCCACGTTCTTCCAGTCGTTGGGCGCCTGCATGTAGCCGCGGTCCGCCAACACGTCCCGGTCATACGTGGGGATGGCCTTCTGGTCGTAGCCCGTGGAGGTGAAGACCTCCATGCGGACCTTGGTGCTGCGCATCTTCCACGAGCCATCCGCGTTGCGCGTGATGGTGTCCTGCGGATCGAACCGCTTGTCGCTCGTGGCGCCGTCCGCCAGCGACCAGGACTCGCCACCGGGGAGGCTGGGGTAGAGCTGCGTGACGCCGAAGCCGTCCTTCGTGAGCGTGGGGGTCGGATCCGGCGTCGGGGTGGGCGTCGGATCCGGCGTGGGCGTGGGCGTCGGATCCGGCGTCGGCGTTGGAGTTGGATCCGGCGTGGGGGTTGGCGTGGGCTCGGTGGGGACGTTCGGCGTGGGGTCGGGCGGCGTGGTGCTCGGCGGGCTGACCGTGCCCACGTCATCGGGGGACGACGGGGTGGTCCCTCCGCTGGCGGAGCCACAGCCCAGCAAGGTCAGCGTCAGCGCGGTGGCACAGGTCGAGACGAACTTACGATTCCGGAGCAAGCGGGGTCCTTGTCCTGGGGACCAAGAGAGGGCGAGAGCCACGGCGACGACCGCCGCGACATCCTCACCGCACCGCCCGCGCTCCCGGACACCTCGCGCCCGTGGGAGCCCTGAACGGCTGGCTGCTCTCTTCGGCCCGGTGGTGACGATTCAGCCGGGATGGCTCGAACCCACCCCTCCCCTGAACACTTCCCAACATCTGCGCCAGTGCCCGAGCGGCAGCCGCCCCGCTCCCCCGCCAGGCCCTTGCCTCGCCCCGGCCCAGACTTCTGTTTTCTCGAAGCATCCCGACCAGATTCTCTATTTGTCGAAGAATGACCCGGCCCTTATCTCAAGCGTCGCCCCGCACCTGATTCGCGGGCGGGAGATGCCATGAAGAACCAACTCAAGACCGTCCTGCTGCTCGGCATCCTGTCGACCCTCCTCGTCACGTTGGGAGGCGCGCTCGGAAAAGGCTTCCTGCCCATCGCGCTGCTGCTGGCGGTGGTGATGAACGTCGGGGCGTACTTCTTCTCGGACCGACTGGTGCTCGCCATGCACGGCGCGCGCGAGGTGTCCCCGAGCGAGGCGCCGGGACTCCACCGCATGGTGGCGGAGCTGGCGCACAGTGCGCAGCTGCCCATGCCTCGCGTCTTCCTCATGGACGAGGCCCAGCCCAATGCCTTCGCCACCGGCCGCAACCCCGACAAGGGCGTGGTGGCCGTCACGACGGGACTGCTCCACCTGCTCAACGAGCGCGAGCTGCGTGGGGTGATTGCCCACGAGCTGGCCCACATCAAGAACCGGGACATCCTCCTGTCCACCATCGCCGCCACGGTGGCCGCCGCCGTGACGTACCTGGCGCACGCGGCCAGCTTCGCCACCGCGCTGGCCGGGGCGCGGAGCGATGACGACTCGGAGGAGGGCTTCTCGCCCATCCAGTCGCTGATGCTGGCGCTGGTGGCGCCGATCGCCGCCACGTTGATCCAGCTCGGCATCTCGCGCTCGCGCGAGTTCCTGGCGGACGAGACGGGCGCGCGCATCAGCGGAGACCCGGAGGCGCTCGCCCGGGCCCTGGAGAAGCTCCAGGCGGGCGCGGAGCACATCCCCGCGCCGCCGCGTCCGGCCACCGCGAGCCTGTTCATCGTCAACCCGTTCGCGGGCGTGGAGGGCATCCTCAACCTCTTCTCCACCCACCCGCGCATCGAGGAGCGCGCCCGCCGGCTGCGTGCCCTGGCCACGCGCCCTGCCCCCTATTCGAGCTGGGACGCGCCCTCCGCGCGCTTCGGCTGAACCCCTCCTCGCCGCGGATCGGCGAGCCCACGCGGTGGGGCGAGGGGCGCATTCCCTCCCCCACCTTTCGGCGTCTTCCCGGCGCCCCACACCCCGTTCGAGAGCACCGGAGAACCGAGATGGACTCAATACAAACCGTGGGCAGCCCCCTGCTGTGGGGCGGCTTCATCGCCTTCGTCATCGCGATGCTGGCCCTGGACCTGGGCGTGTTCCACCGCAAGGCTCATGAAATCAAGATGAAGGAGGCGCTCGCGTGGAGCGCCGTCTGGGTGAGCCTGGCCCTGCTCTTCAACGTGGGCATCTGGTGGAAGTTCGGGCCCGAGCCGGGGATGCAGTTCCTCACCGGCTACCTCATCGAGAAGTCCCTCTCCGTCGACAACATCTTCGTCTTCGTCGTCATCTTCTCGGCGCTGGGGATCCCCTCGCTCTACCAGCACCGCGTCCTGTTCTGGGGCATCCTCAGCGCGCTCGTGCTGCGCGCGGTGATGATCTTCGCCGGCGTGGCCATGCTGGAGCGCTTCCACTGGCTCATCTACGTCTTCGGCGCGTTCCTCATCCTCACGGGCGCCAAGCTCTTCCTGCAGCGCAACAAGGAGGAGCACCCCGAGGACGGCTGGCTGATGAAGGCCGCTCGGCGCGTCATCCCCTCCACGAACCGCTATGACGGGCAGCGCTTCCTCACCGTGGAGAACGGCCGCAAGCTGGCCACCCCGCTGCTCATGGCCCTCTTGCTCGTCGAGGCGTCGGACGTGCTCTTCGCGCTCGACTCCATCCCGGCCATCTTCGCCGTCACGCGGGATCCGTTCCTCGTCTTCACCTCGAACATCTTCGCCATCCTCGGCCTGCGCTCGCTGTTCTTCCTCATGGCCGGCATGGTGGAGAAGTTCAGCTACCTGAAGGTGGGCCTGTCCGGCGTGCTCATCTTCGTGGGCGCGAAGATGGCGCTCATCGACGTGGTGAAGATCCCGCCCGCCCTGTCGCTGGGCATCATCGCGGCGCTGCTGGGCGCGAGCATCGTGGCCTCGCTGCTCAAGGCGCGTCACGCGCCGCGCGCCAGCGAGTCCTGACGCCCCGGCGCACGCCTCAGTGCGCCAGGGACAGCTCCAGGAACTGGAGCCAGGCGACGACGACCTCCTCGAACTCCTCCAGCGGCAGGTGGAGGACGCGCCCGGGGATGGTCGTCTCGCAGTGGATGGAGGCCCGGGCCCGTGACAGGTCCAGGCTCCAGCCCTCGCCCGGGACGGCCCAGCGCTCCCGCTGCCCGTCCCGGACCGCGCGCGTCACCCGAAGCAGTCGCTGAACCGCCGAGACATCCGGCCGCAGCTCCAGGGTGAGGTAGTCCGCCAGCACATCATCCGGGGGCGGGGCACTCACGAGCGCCTTCCCCTGCAGATCCCATGTGAATCGCAGTGACCTCGGCACCCGGCCAGCGTGGCATGGGCTCTTGGCGCCCCCCAACGGGACCGCCCAGACCCAGGCCGAGGAACCAACAGTGGGAGGCCCCCCAGGGCAATGGCCAAAAGAAAAAAGCCGTGAGTCCCAGGAGGACTCACGGCTTCGTTCTTGATGGGCGCAGCAGGGTTTGAACCTGCGACCCCTGCCGTGTGAAGGCAGTGCTCTACCGCTGAGCTATACGCCCGACTGCTTTGCTGCCCGCCGCCAGCGGCGCGACGAACGCGGCGGTAAATGCCATTCGCCCGCGCCAGTGTCAACGCTATTTCGTGCTCACTCGTCCGAGAGGTCGCCGAGCTTCTCATCCAGCTCGCGCAGGCGGCGCTTCAGGCCGGCGAGCTGCTTGCCCACGGACTTGAACTCGCTCTTGGGCGCGAAGTGGAAGGCCTTCATCAGCTCCTCCTGGCCCCGGTCGAGCGCCTGCTTTCCGCGCTGGACCCGGCCAATGGTGGTGGCGATGGCCATGGCCCGGCCCTCGTCGGCCATGAGCTTCTCCATGGCCTTGCCGGACAGGCGAAGGGCCTGCTTCTTCAAGTCGTCCTTGAGTCCCACGTGACGCCTCCCCGGCCGCGCTCACGGCCCGTCGATGAACTCGGTCTGAAGCTGGGCGAAGACGCGGTCGGCGATGCCCTTGTAGCGCATGCGCTCGATGAGCGGCTGCAGGTCGCCCTTCATGGAGATGCGCCGCTTGAGGACGGCCTCCACGGGATCCAACGTGCCCAGCAGCAGTTGCTTCCAGACGGAATACGGCGCGCGGGCCAGGTACGCCGGCTCCAGCTCGTCCAGGTCGTCAGGATCATCCAGCACCCGGGCCTTCTGGATGCGGCAATCGCCTGGGACGACGTGGACGACGAAGGACTTCGCCAGCTTGCCCGGCTCGGCCTCCACCACTGCCCCGAAGTCGCCCACCCAGCCCTTGCCGGCCACGGCGCACTCGGGATCCGCGTTGGTGAGCCGGACTGCCTCGGCCACCCACTCCTTCGACGGAAACTTCGGCATCGCTTCTCTAACCTCTACGGAAGATGCTCTTGATGCTGGAGAGGAGCCCCCGGTCGTCGCTGCTCCCCGAGGCGCTCTGCGCCTGCGGGGGCGTGCGAGCCGCCGCCTCCTGAAGCGCCTTCTTCAGCGCCTCGGGCGTGTCGCGCGTCGCCAGGTCCACCTTGCGCATGCCGCTGGCGTCCTCCACGGTCACCTGGAGGAGACACTCCTCGGTGAGCCGGAAGTCGATCTTCCGCCCCGCAGCCGCGGCGGGCACCCGGACGGTGCCCAGGTACTCGTTGTCGACCATCAGGTCGCTGTCCCCCTGGAAGATGTCCAGCTCGATGAAGGGCGAGCCCGCGTCCTTGGGAGGCGGCAGGCGGAAGCTCTTCACCATGGGGATGAGCGAGTTCTTCTCGATGATGCGCTTCACCCGGCCGTTGGGCAGGGCGTAGCCAATGGGCATGGACAGCGCGTCCAGCAGCGTCACCGCGTCGATGCTGCCCAGCGAGTCCCCCAGGAGCGCCGCCCCCAGGGCCACGCACTCGTCGGGGTGCACGCCCTTGCGCGGAGGCTTGCCGAAGTGCGTCTGGATCTTGTGCTGCACGAGCGGCATGCGGCTCTGGCCACCCACCAGGATGACCTCGTCGATCTCCGAGCGGGCGATGCCCTTCTCTTCCAGCACGCGGTCGCAGATCTCGAACGTGCGGTCCACCAGGTCCCCGGTCAGCGCGTTCAGCTGCTCGCGCGTGAGGGGGATGCGCAGGTCGAGCGGCTTGCCCTTGCGCTCCTCGATGTACGGCAGGTCGATGACGACGTTGGGGATGAGGGTCAGGTCGATCTTCGCCGCCTCGGCGGCGTTCTTGATGCGCTGCAGGGCGATGGGGCTCTCGGAGAGGTCGACCTTGGTCTCCTCGCGGAAGCGCTCCAGCACGTACTCCATCACCCGGTTGTCGAAGTCCGCACCGCCGAGGAACGTGTCGCCGCCGGTGGCCAGCACCTCGAAGACGTTGCCGGCCAGGTGCAGCACGCTCACGTCGAAGGTGCCGCCGCCCAGGTCATAGACGAGGATCTTCTGATCCAGGCCCCGGTTGAAGCCATAGGCCAGCGCCGCCGCGGTGGGCTCGTTGACGATGCGCTTCACGTCGAAGCCGGCCAGCCGCCCGGCCTCCTTCACCGCGTTGCGCTGGTTGTCGTTGTAGTAGGCCGGCACGGAGATGACGGCCGCGTCGATGGGGCCGCCCAGGAACTGCTCCGCGATCGTCTTGAGCTGCGACAGCACGAAGCTGGAGATCTGCGGGAGCGTGTACAGCTTGCCCCCCGCGGTGACGGCGGCGTCTCCGTTGGTGCCCTCGACGATGTCGTAGGGGAAGTACCCCTTGAGGTCCTCCACCGCCTTCGAGTGGAACTTGCGGCCGATCAACCGCTTGGTGCCCCAGAGCGTGTTCCGGGGGTTGGTGACCATTTGATCCTTGGCCACGCCACCCACCAGGAGGTCCCCCTTCCCCGACAGCGCTACCACCGAGGGGAGGATGAGATTGCCACGGTCCGTGGGGACAATCTTCGGGATGCGGTTGCGCACGGAGGCCACCAGCGTGTTGGTGGTGCCCAGGTCAATCCCGACGATGCGAGGTCTGTCCGCCATGAAGTTCTGGGGCGTGGGCCAGGGGGGAGCACGCCCGGCTTGACTCTGTATCACGTCGCGCACGGTCGTGCGCGTTTATGGGCGGTCCTCCCCCTCGGGGCCTTCCAGGGAGCGGGGCGGAAGCGCCTCCGGTGGCGCGTCCGAGACCTCCGCCACCGCCCCCGCGGGCGACGGGGTGTTGCGCGCATACGGCGCCTCCTCCCCGGTGGGCAGTTCCTCGATGAACCGGGATACCCGGAGGAGGACCCGCTCCCCGTCCCGAGGCCGGGACGACTCGGGGTAGACCAGGGCCAGCTCGTCCCGGGCCCGGGTGACCGCGACGTAGAAGAGGCGGCGCTCTTCCTCCTCGTCCTCCGGCAGCCGGGCGACCGCGGTGAGCGGAAACCGGCCCTCGATCAGCCAGAGGACGAACACGGCCCGCCACTCCAGC
This window contains:
- a CDS encoding Hsp70 family protein — encoded protein: MADRPRIVGIDLGTTNTLVASVRNRIPKIVPTDRGNLILPSVVALSGKGDLLVGGVAKDQMVTNPRNTLWGTKRLIGRKFHSKAVEDLKGYFPYDIVEGTNGDAAVTAGGKLYTLPQISSFVLSQLKTIAEQFLGGPIDAAVISVPAYYNDNQRNAVKEAGRLAGFDVKRIVNEPTAAALAYGFNRGLDQKILVYDLGGGTFDVSVLHLAGNVFEVLATGGDTFLGGADFDNRVMEYVLERFREETKVDLSESPIALQRIKNAAEAAKIDLTLIPNVVIDLPYIEERKGKPLDLRIPLTREQLNALTGDLVDRTFEICDRVLEEKGIARSEIDEVILVGGQSRMPLVQHKIQTHFGKPPRKGVHPDECVALGAALLGDSLGSIDAVTLLDALSMPIGYALPNGRVKRIIEKNSLIPMVKSFRLPPPKDAGSPFIELDIFQGDSDLMVDNEYLGTVRVPAAAAGRKIDFRLTEECLLQVTVEDASGMRKVDLATRDTPEALKKALQEAAARTPPQAQSASGSSDDRGLLSSIKSIFRRG
- a CDS encoding MBL fold metallo-hydrolase; protein product: MHITFLGHAGFAVETAGTLVVMDPWLSPKGAFDSAWMQLPRNHHLASLVREKLETPGVERFLYISHEHKDHFDPEFLATLRRRDFTVIVPRFRRSELQDIFARYGCKRVIACEDGRELPIKNGYIKLFLSEQGTNRDSALLVRGDGHCFLNLNDCKLHDRLARVSAEDGPIDVFSAQFSGAIWHPTCYEYPPEKYSEVARSKRDSKFEAVARALEAIRPAAYIAAAGPACFLDPALYALNFEEVNIFPRAPDLFSFLEQRLPEVPVRYLEPMPGDVLEVGSLAYSSLATERVTSENLHEYLRTYAESQAQVFRERRRNLLLAEVDEIHERLRVELQRKLDLLDLHDRVKMPMYVEVAEVPERLLRVDFQGRRVDVVSEILDGERYTMKVNAWDISRVLDRKLNWEDFLLSFRMRLSRIPDVYEPIVHGFLGVEIEDMRAFCEGLRATEAQRERTVVTAGRQRYSIQRYCPHQGADLAEGWVEEDRFLVCPRHRWQFDLEAQGHCPMNGSTVCALPLQDEEGEEDTDSVRAPPPDAQPRY
- a CDS encoding TerC family protein, whose protein sequence is MDSIQTVGSPLLWGGFIAFVIAMLALDLGVFHRKAHEIKMKEALAWSAVWVSLALLFNVGIWWKFGPEPGMQFLTGYLIEKSLSVDNIFVFVVIFSALGIPSLYQHRVLFWGILSALVLRAVMIFAGVAMLERFHWLIYVFGAFLILTGAKLFLQRNKEEHPEDGWLMKAARRVIPSTNRYDGQRFLTVENGRKLATPLLMALLLVEASDVLFALDSIPAIFAVTRDPFLVFTSNIFAILGLRSLFFLMAGMVEKFSYLKVGLSGVLIFVGAKMALIDVVKIPPALSLGIIAALLGASIVASLLKARHAPRASES
- a CDS encoding zinc metalloprotease HtpX: MKNQLKTVLLLGILSTLLVTLGGALGKGFLPIALLLAVVMNVGAYFFSDRLVLAMHGAREVSPSEAPGLHRMVAELAHSAQLPMPRVFLMDEAQPNAFATGRNPDKGVVAVTTGLLHLLNERELRGVIAHELAHIKNRDILLSTIAATVAAAVTYLAHAASFATALAGARSDDDSEEGFSPIQSLMLALVAPIAATLIQLGISRSREFLADETGARISGDPEALARALEKLQAGAEHIPAPPRPATASLFIVNPFAGVEGILNLFSTHPRIEERARRLRALATRPAPYSSWDAPSARFG